tatgttatgtttcaccccatcccagtctgctctctcccttgaagacaccccctgcgacgtgggcctccacggcgtcggaacccctcgaacctcagctaccccccgctgaccgcctgtgaggactttgctgtcacagggggactatggaactgctagtctgccactcggaaggctgacttcatccccgcatatgcctccctccagtccctacaattccttgccctaactgagacctggatcacacctgacaacaccgccactcccgctgccctctcatcctccttctccttctcgcacactccccggccttccggccgtggcggtggtactggtcttttaatttccccctcatggaaattctctgttctccccctctctgacctgtccatatccacttttgaattccattctgttgcagtatcctacccgactaacctttttattgcagttatctattgtcctccagggcccctgggaagcttccttgatgagctagacacccttctcagctccttccctgaggatggtaccccactgattctccttggagacttcaacatccaccttgaagcctcccaggctgctgccttcctaccactactccactccttcggcctctccctgcaacactctcctccaacccacaaggcaggcaatgtcctagaccttgtctttgcgaggaactgctcatgctccgatttcacggctacccctctgcatacatctgatcaccacttcatctcattctccctccctcttcctccccatcctcctcctccgcttggcacctccccctctccaaacctccacctcacgctcacgactactgtctgttctggctccaccaTGGTGGAaggaactccccgttgaggtcagaactgtagaatctctccccaccttcaagcgcaaactgaagacgcacctcttcaagcagcacctctccctgtccctccctacctgtccctccctacctacctttttttttgctttgttgtttgtttatttgtgaaaaaaaatgcaatatgctaacgtcgctctggataagagcgtctgccaaatgccattaatgtaatgtaatgtaatggctggtATAGAGTAGTACAGGAGGAACTCACGGCTGGTGTAAAAGTGAGTGAAGGCGACCATCAGGGGTAGCAGTGGCATCAGGACCCATCGAATGATGCTCCAAACAGTACAGGTGGCTGAGGGAAGCAGAGTGACAATTCAAAAGAAGACTAAGCAATGGCATATTTGTTGGTGCTATCCAGTAAAATAAAGAGATAGTGTTCCCCTCTCCTGAACACAGACAGCGTAATATCCCCCATcctgaacacagacagcatAATATCCCCATATCCTAAACACAGGCAGCATAATATCCCCCATCCTATACACAGACAGCGTAatatctggttttctggttttacAATCTTATTATATGAAATAGATCAAAAGGAAATAATATGacatataatttatataaattgtttttaaatgctcTGTATAGGCATGCTCACAATTTCATGACACATTTGTCATTGAAACTTACTTTGGGAGAAGTACTGCTCAGCCAGTCTAATAATGGTGCTGTTATTGTCCAGTAGGCCGCACCAGTAGACCCCGTTTCCTTGGTCCAGCCGCAAGGCAGTGACAGAGAAGGAGTCCTGCTCCTGGTGCACCTGCAGGTCCCCGTTCTCCAGCGTTTGCTGTCCGTTTGCGAAAGCAAACCCGCTGCAGCACAACTCAGAGCTCTGCTTGCACCACACCCTGTGCAGGCTCCGCTGGCTGGAATGGTGCGTGCAGTGCAGGGTCTGGTGGTGCCGCGTCTGACCCTGGCCTACAAGACAAAGAGCTGCACTAAACCAAGAGCTGGGAGAGGCTGAACAGTCTGTTCTGCTTCTTTTCATGTTCTTATGGTCTTATGGACATGTATTGGGCAGGGCAGCCTGAATTCTCTATTTCTCAGGATATCGGATGCTCAGGTTGTGCATGTTTCTGAAGAACTGTACCcaaattaacttttttattaCACAAAAAGTgtgtacatttaaatgaatattatACAAAATTCTGGATAAATGTCCAGTAGCTATACTTTGTTTTCCACCCTCACAGAATATTTATGGCAAAGCTACACAAAACGCAAAACACAATTTTTGTAACATAAACGGCGCAGATTAGATAGCCTTTATTGCATTGCTGGCTAGTTTATCCTGTTTATGTATGCTCAATAGGGTTAaagtctggtgattgacttggccagtataaaacctttcaccttttctccctaatgtcctttgttgtgttggcagtgtgtttttggatcattgtcttgctgcatgaagttcctcccacttagattggacacatttctctgtaaattggcagatagaatatttttgtatttttgtagaatttatcctgctgctaccatcatgagttacatcatcaataaagattagtgagcccgttgtggaagcagccatgcaagcccaagccatgacattcCTCCAccttgcttcacagatgagcttgtatgttttggatcatgagcagatcccttttttctcccttttaacttcggcctttccatcactttggtagaggttaatcttggcctcatcagtccataaaactttgttccagaacttttgcggctcatctctgtacttctttgcaaattgtaatttcACCTTCTAATTCTTACTACTGaggagtggtttgcatcttgtggtatagcctctaaaTTGCTTCTTTGAACTATTGATTGAGAtacctgccctgtggagatggtttgtgatgtcactgactgccctgtggagatggtttgtgatgtcactgactgccctgtggagatggtttgtgatgtcactgactgatgttttgggggttgtctcctcagctctcacaatgtttctgacatcaactgctgttgttttccttggttgacctgttcgatgtctgttgcttagTACACCAGTGGGTTCTTTTTCGTTTTTaggcttattggtcttctgctgctgtagcttatccacttaagagatttgatgtattgtgtgttcagagatggcttctcattaacaaggcattgttgcctgcagaactgctgctcactggatgtatttagtttttcgcactattctctgcaaaatctagagactgttgtgtatcAAAATGGACTATTGTTGTATTATCATCAGCATCTAATAGAAGGGTCATTAAAAGGGCTGAGTACAAAGTTACTAAACTAGTTTACTAGGGGTTTACTAGACTAGAGTCTGATAACTAGCACTGAAACGATGCATAACACGATCTTGTGGCATTCTATAGAGAAGAGGCTTACCCCAGCTGGAGCCACGTTTTTTAGCAATACCACATCAAATATTCTATACATTTCTAATATACAAAATGCTtctaatacattacattacattaaattacattcatggcatttggcagactctcttatccagagcgacgtacaacaaagtgcatacccataaccagggataagtgcgctgaaagacccttgagggaagtacaatttcaactgcaaaaTAAACTACTTGTCAAGCAATTAAAAATTTGAATCATTTATTGGTTTTATCCGCCCATCAAATAACAAATCATCATTCAAACGCCACCATATATCTGTTACAGAGATGATGGACTGTTTCAGTTTAATTTTCCTTCTGATTTCGTATTTACCTCAAAATATGTTTGATGCTCAACCAAACAGAAAGGCAGAAGAATGAGGGGAAAGGGTTATGGAGGGGAACATAAGAAATAAGACACAAGTGCgcaaagacaggaaattcaagaTAAGGAAATTGAGCAGTTCCCTGTTTTTAGATCTGAAATACGAAAAAATAGATTGACTTGTTATtgctattttgtttgttttccatttaaatagCTCTGAACAATTGTTTGAAATTGTACACTGCATCTCCAAGACAATCTGTTTTTAGTTTACTTAAGAATTTATGGTaagccaaaatgtataattgCTGTATTATACTGCTGTataaatccccaaaataacatGATCTCAAGTTACTTTTATGACAtattgctgctgtttatattAATCTCAACTTTACATAAAACTCTacataaaacattgaaacatcaCATATGATAGCAAAACTATTCATGTTAATTTAATACCCATATAATTGTCAtgtttttcaaacaaataaaccAAATAGTTGTCAATTCATATTGCTTGTCATGTTGTAGTCCGTTTAACAAAGGCTGTcgataaaaatgcaaaaacattaaataattattatcaCAGCCATAATTACCTGTAAGGACAAAGATCAGAGTGAAGAACAACAGGAACATTTTAGGTCTGGATCAGTAAGTACAATTAATAGTGTGTCTCTTCCAAAACTGAAGTTGAAGTTGTTGGTTCTTACAACAGGAAACCACTGGCTTCAGCTTCATACAGGAAGTTTAAATTTATCAGAAAAACCACAGGCTTAACTTGCAGAGTGTGAGCAACTGTTCTTCAACAACTCCGAGCGGAGTGTATAACATTATAATAATATGCGCAATCAAATTCAACATACATCCATCCTTCCATTTTCTTAAAAAGCTTATTCCTGGTCATGGTCACAGTGGGCATATCCCAGGACAAGTAAGAGGCAGTTGGCATCTAATAAAAGTTTTGGCTGAGTAATATAAAAGTAACTGTGGCGAGGGCACAGTTTGCAGGGCAATCCAAAAACCATGCCTACTGGTTAATTAGGCACACATCTGGACTACATTGCAAATAAGTCCAGGCCTTTGAaatgtgtgcttctttccagAGTAGGGGGCTGAGACCAGGGAAGTGCTGTACAGAGCTGTGTCCATAACAACAGGGAAAGCTACGGAGCTGAAAGActagtttaatttattttgcctttaatATTTTGCCTTCATTAATTTTACCTGGATCCCATGAGGGTGAAGGGGGAaatctttttgtttatttataagtTGCCTGCTCCCTCTTGCTTCTCATAGGCAGACCAATAAAATGACAGTGCAATCCGGAATCCTGGGTTATGTCACGGTGTGCGAAAGTTCTAATTccttattagcttcactttaagctctatgggaattggattttatccaatcttgagactgaaaaacgatctacacaacgccatcttgatggccaatcagggcaaaggtgcgctttagcgaccaaatttggctatataagcgacatcgcaggccatcgttctttcttctcaaattttcaAATTTTCAGTGCAAGGTTATCAACCTAGCTGGAGACGTTTCTACCACGCCAAAGTTCTTCGTCTGAGAGCAGAAACGCGGCACTGTGAATACGTTTTTTTCCCGTTCGGCTGACCCGGAGCCTTTTGCCATGCACTCCCAGGAGGACAGACCGAACCTTCGCGAAGGCAGGGTTCCGTCTGACACGGCCCATCTGGAAGAGGCGCTCCTAACCCTTGCGAACAGCTCTGGGGACGAGGACGAcgacctccttctccactctagCGATCAGGAGATCCTTCCAGAAGACAATTTGGAGCCTTCCGGTTCTGCCGCTATCCCAACAGAGACGGGTGAGTTAgagctcccctggccccctcctcctgcagagcctgtaaaccagctggtggctccagtgtacaggcgCAACACATCGAAGCACGGTGTGCAACTAACCCCTGTCTGCTCGTCTGTACAGCACTACGTGCAGCTTACCTGGGATAAGCCTTTCTCTACGAAAGCCCCGGTAGTGTCTTTTTCGCCTTTCACGGTGGTGTCGGCCCGACAAAAGCTGCAGATGGAAGGGGTTCCCCGACTCAAAGACTCTTTGGCTACTCATCTCCTCGCCCCCACAGCAAGGTGGAGCGCAAGAAAGCCTAACCTTCCCACTCGGTCTGGGCAGATATCAGCTGTCTGTCTTGTCTGAACGTTCGTTTATCTGCGGTTCCCAAGGCGCCGATGCAACAAACAATCTTGCTATCCTAGCGATAGCACAGACAAACTTGATCGAGTCCCTCACTTCCTCCATCACAGATGATGTCTCTGCGGAGCTGAACACGGGTGTAAACCAACACCTAGGTGTTGGCACAGGATTTTGGACGGATTATGGGCTGGAGTGTAGCATCTCTCAGGCACTTATGACTGGCCAACTTGGCACTCCCCGAAGCGGAGAAGGTCCCCCTCCTTgatgccccagtctctctcgaTGGTCTCTTCGGTCCAGCGGTGATCGAAGCGATAGCGGGGTTTAAATGAATGGATGAGGAGAGACCcactctgcagaagcacctgcctCTTGCCTCAGAAGCAAGACGCCAGGATCGCCGTTCATGGTCTAAGAATCGGTGCACTCCTGTGTCGTCATCCCAGCGCTCAACTGAGGAGGAGACGCAAGTTTGGCCCTTACAGTCACAAAGCACACTCCCCCCACTGTTACACGAACATTCCCCTTACCCTCTGCCACAAAGCTGGCATCAGCGCTTGGTGATTTCCTATGGCTAGTGGGTTGTggaaccctcctctgcctcatatcaatgtgctggagatcacAGCAGTATGGCTTGCATTACAACGTTTCAAACCCCAGACACGTTCTAATCAAAAGTGACAACAAAGCGACAGTCGCTTACCTAAACCGACAGAGCGGCACCAAATGTCCACATCTACACTGGCTGGCGGTGAGGATCTGGACTTGGGCatattgtcgtgagccacggaccccttgccgagctcagacctcacgttcccacgagcagtaccccacgaggaggtgtctcggggacgaactcaagtactccgaacgtcctggagccctggtaagttctactgaacttccagcccagtctcgaagtgaagggtgtgatgcaaatctggtaatcgatgtcctgcattcaatgtattcctctaaagactctttatcacatatgattatagtaagatatactttattataatcaatcaaaagaatagagttgtacagattacagtgtacatatcatcttttgcagtttgctaatcacatgcaagttacatatacccctcttagctctttctaaattacctttccaccacgatgtttaaaaatcaaggtacacccttcctatatccatcctctttggccttagccttatcctatagctcccccttcttgacgtttaaaaaggaACTATTcctaaaatattatatttatctaaatatgataatttctctacatttttctactttatatagtaccctaataagaaataaaagatatataaaagtaaacttataatatgttacttttcctacttctacaaataatatagattataattaccactccagctttgttataattgttctgcgtggctctttcttcacctgagtccgcaccgcgtacgtcactcctctctccatatccatatcactccagcttgactgtcttgcgttgctctctcttcaacagctcgtagatatcttctgaagccaaattctgggatcctgctctaaaagtgtaccttttttgataagaaatgcccccattatgtcaagcgggaagacatttatcttttatataacctgttttttaatgatcatattaattatttctgtttttccaattgtcattttctcatacctcaaaagaactgtccccaatattttatgtcatgggcccctctggtttgggaatttcccccatcttaatatatgagtggaaaaacactagcccttatgttgtttttaatgaacctattcatcactggtgtctgtgtcagtttcataatctctccttgacttcctccaaactttgatttcatgcaagccagacgttaaagcctgccaccatcccaacaccctcttcaggtgcccctttttgtggcgccttaagggatctacaaaggtcatccagctaatagctgagtgtaattcatcatttaactcctctatagtcagtcctttaaatctattcgataaattatttgtgttatcctcagAGAGGCCcgtgaagcctcttaattttctttcggtattgacgtccatgccattttccttatctcttttacatttttcaatctcctcctgctctttgatttcccaattattttcattgtctttctcatcctgtttttttaaccaggcctcgtgctcctcccctgtaggagccagcccacacgtgtcaaccaagtatgttatcacatctatcgtctccttgaatgcaaaactccctgggtccccaattttccgttctgcgtgttcagccccttccatggtcatgctagaacacattctacgcatggcctcagtcaggcctttagccttgctctctaaaaccctgaatctaagtcctctgacttcagactcctcagtatccatatacggttgtacatttattttataccatatacttttcctcttacgggagcttttactcctaccccattggcgtgtgcgaggggttaacaatgcattcctgcttaacccatcttctgtcaatctctcatcaggagggcctagggccgggtcctcgacaatatgTCCCGGGCAGCTGAACTGTAATTGGGCAGATCTCTTGTCTTGTCTTCACCCACTCGTGGTAAGGGAGGTGTGGTCACGCTTTGGAAAAGCAAGAGTGGATTTACTCGCCTCCCGACAGAATGCGCATTGCCCATTATGGttgcgacaattcatcttctgccaaccattgtgagaatgacagttttgtagctccaccccctaaaccaaaccgaggacgtcgagctccgcatgaaacgcattcacattcaaatgtgatttcaggctctccttctccaaacaggcagactagtgcaacttcacatggtcttcgctttgaggagctagaggccatggcgaagtatgtccacacatttgacccgaaggactccgaatttaacattcagagttacttgagggaagttgactactgtctctcggatctgcccagggcaaccgatcgagaaaaggtacgacttgtatggaaaacctcaaccagagagatccatacatttatggaacaacttccaccacaggttcgttccagctatcccaaggtttgtgaagcgttggtagctgccacggtttgatcaggccacagccatgatcaaatctgtggaggttaaacatagccgtacagaaagaccaaaagacttttactcagcccttgaattaagaaatgaagcccaaatggtctgggacactttaaggattgtgcccaggaacgaggtattggaaacagctaagcacgttgttccaaccaagcccgccggcacttcccaagttgccccattaaaatctaatggctcaaaacaacggcatgtgagtaagttcccggttaagagccaccgtggtcgcttctcacactctgattccagccggaattggagagaagaccgacccggtaggcccaagcctcagagtcaccagcatgactctgatagggaagataccttgtctgaagagagcttcttcagttcctctgaggacaactaaagcctctaacctttgttcagtagtgtgtatgccttgagtaaccactccaaagagctatctggtcttgttcaaccttcatcaaaagacgttgaataagactgatctatagccgtggtctcctcacaggcagactcccagctgaagctttgaccactttcttttgcacacctttcctaccaaaggggggtggcaaaataaactggtagtttatagcagccacttagatttgcatgtagcagcagcaaacgcagatcgtaagtaggtactgtagagttaaatccgacacctgttataactcgtaaacgttcccgtataagagcaagacacgttcttgggatctctcttctgtttcttctgcttcttctgcctcttctgcttcttctcttggacgcaccctttttgggcattcgcttcagctcatctgctccgagactcggacagaggctgaatgctgcacagtgcactaccaggcctacggacacacccagttacctcgcagtaacttcgtggcctatagcgagtggaaactggtgtacgcggaacgctacaccaagacgccccagcctgcgcatctctccaggacacgcattcacagcaccatcgcggctcctataaggacagcacgtcttttggatccaatgcgtatggactcagtgagagaacaaacattcaggcatagccagtgtttagtttagtcttaagtgtttttgtggatctgtgtttcaatatttaccatcctactactgtaatgtgtttggttagctacatatatatgtacgtgaattgattcgccgtcttttgcgcatatatagagtaaaactactcaagtagtcccatcccacagctaactctaactcattaccacacccagaactctagcttactcaagctagctactcccacttttacctttcctttgttcaagcgacacgcgcgcttgcgcgcgccacacacacgcacacacacatacccaactaaatttccttactaacttcccgttagtttatctgttatgtgtttgtatgtttgtttaataaatatattttattaaacccctgTGTCcattttggaatcgcatagacatgagagccgagttaaagcagtctttcgaagaacttccaaccttcaggttatcggtatgtttaatcattaatattgattattttaattattaattcaaatacaaaatttgtggttagatatttctgataatagtaatttcatgagactgattactttttgcagttatactgctacacaacgtttaactggcgccccggtttcgtagagagtaaaatccctgcgttatttggcggcccgtgcgaggacccctacaacgCCCATCGCTGGCCCAAGGGCCTCCTCtatgccttccctccctttggtCTGATACCACAGGTACTTGccaaagcgagagaggagaagaCACCGGATTGGCCGCACAAACAGTGGTTGGCCAATAtagccctgctgctgaccgGCGTCCTGTGGCGACTTCCCCAGCGCCGCAACTTCCCCAGCGCCGGGACCTCCTGTCACAGGGGGCGGGGACCATTTTTAATCCCCACCCAAGCAGGCTACGCCTCATGGCCTGGCCCCTGTTCGGcctctctccttttcaggatcTGACAGAGTTGTGCTGAGACCGAACCCTACATTTACCCCGAAGGTTATCACCACGTCCTTTCGCTCACGGGTATTGGACCTGGTGGCTTTTAAGCCCCCTCCTCATTACGATGAGGAGGATGCTATGCTTCATAAACTTTGCCCAGTGCATGCTCTGTCGATATATGTACAATGTTCACAGCCTATTCGACAATcagatcagctgtttgtctgttatAGCGCTGCTGCTAGAGGATAACCTGTTACGGCACCCACTCTACTCGAGGCATGGCAACTTCTCAGGCACTTTTTCAAGGGGTCAGTGTTCAGGACATTTGTACAGTGGCATCATGGAGTTCGGCATTCGTCTTTGTATGTTTCTATCTGCTAGATG
Above is a genomic segment from Conger conger chromosome 10, fConCon1.1, whole genome shotgun sequence containing:
- the si:ch211-102c2.4 gene encoding uncharacterized protein si:ch211-102c2.4 isoform X1, whose product is MFLLFFTLIFVLTGQGQTRHHQTLHCTHHSSQRSLHRVWCKQSSELCCSGFAFANGQQTLENGDLQVHQEQDSFSVTALRLDQGNGVYWCGLLDNNSTIIRLAEQYFSQTTCTVWSIIRWVLMPLLPLMVAFTHFYTSRNAHKQEEGLHDDISTAVSQGRGRRDEEGDRLGQ
- the si:ch211-102c2.4 gene encoding uncharacterized protein si:ch211-102c2.4 isoform X2; this encodes MFLLFFTLIFVLTGQGQTRHHQTLHCTHHSSQRSLHRVWCKQSSELCCSGFAFANGQQTLENGDLQVHQEQDSFSVTALRLDQGNGVYWCGLLDNNSTIIRLAEQYFSQTTCTVWSIIRWVLMPLLPLMVAFTHFYTSRNAHKQGTCLYGEWKVVTEVLVNMPAW
- the si:ch211-102c2.4 gene encoding uncharacterized protein si:ch211-102c2.4 isoform X3, which encodes MFLLFFTLIFVLTGQGQTRHHQTLHCTHHSSQRSLHRVWCKQSSELCCSGFAFANGQQTLENGDLQVHQEQDSFSVTALRLDQGNGVYWCGLLDNNSTIIRLAEQYFSQTTCTVWSIIRWVLMPLLPLMVAFTHFYTSRNAHKQVSPL